From Thiomicrospira sp. XS5, one genomic window encodes:
- the glgB gene encoding 1,4-alpha-glucan branching protein GlgB has translation MTQKTVSQMDLQRLMDGTHHDPFQVLGVHQTDQAWEIREWLPTAKSAEVDGDIKLTRIEGSDLFVGTLTAAQKKALPAHYKVTWREADGLSYSAVSPYTFWPQLGELDLHLYAEGRHWQLYDLLGAQVKEIDGIHGVQFAVWAPAANRVSVIGDFNGWNGLRHPMRTNGTSGVWELFIPGLQAGDIYKFEIRNQRTGHSLVKTDPFAKQMEVRPLTGSVVSETAFEWQDQDWMLQRESFDWQQTPMNIYEVHLGSWQRDHDGHFLNYREAAHRLVEYVNWMGYTHIELLPISEHPLDESWGYQTSGYYAPTSRFGSPDDFRYFVDHCHQNGIGVFLDWVPAHFPKDEFALARFDGSALYEHEDPRKGEHRDWGTYIFNFGRNEVRNFLLANALYWLKEFHIDGLRVDAVASMLYLDYSREAGDWVPNEYGGRENLEAIEFLKTLNAEVHSQCPGTVMMAEESTSWPMVSRPTWMGGLGFSMKWNMGWMNDTLDFFEKDPVYRPFHHNQLTFSQMYAYSENFILPLSHDEVVHLKHALVSKMPGDNWQKMANMRLLMAYQSLNPGKKLLFMGSEFAQWQEWSESRGLDWYLCDQSANRGVQLLVRDLNHLYRESSALYAHDFDAEGFQWIDCHDYEQSVLSFMRVSDTEKLICVFNFTPVPRDNYRIGLPEAGVYEEIVNTDAEVYGGSNLGNGGQLHSDDQAWMNLPYSTSLMLPPLGAVVLRRQR, from the coding sequence ATGACTCAAAAAACCGTATCACAAATGGATTTACAACGCTTGATGGATGGCACACATCATGACCCTTTTCAGGTGTTGGGGGTGCATCAAACCGACCAGGCCTGGGAGATTCGCGAATGGTTGCCCACCGCGAAGTCGGCCGAGGTTGATGGCGATATTAAGCTGACTCGCATTGAAGGCAGTGACCTGTTTGTGGGAACCTTGACCGCCGCCCAAAAGAAAGCATTGCCGGCACACTATAAAGTGACTTGGCGCGAAGCGGATGGGTTAAGTTATTCGGCGGTATCTCCCTACACGTTTTGGCCGCAGTTGGGAGAGTTGGATTTGCATCTGTATGCCGAAGGCCGACATTGGCAGTTGTATGACTTATTGGGCGCTCAGGTTAAAGAGATAGACGGTATTCACGGTGTTCAGTTTGCGGTTTGGGCACCCGCCGCCAATCGTGTGTCGGTAATTGGCGATTTTAACGGCTGGAATGGCCTACGCCATCCCATGCGTACCAATGGTACCTCCGGGGTCTGGGAGTTGTTTATTCCGGGTTTGCAAGCCGGCGATATTTATAAGTTTGAAATTCGCAACCAGCGCACGGGCCATTCATTGGTGAAGACTGACCCGTTTGCCAAACAAATGGAAGTGCGGCCTTTAACGGGATCCGTGGTCAGTGAGACCGCGTTTGAATGGCAGGACCAAGATTGGATGCTTCAACGGGAAAGTTTCGATTGGCAGCAGACCCCAATGAATATTTACGAAGTTCACTTGGGGTCCTGGCAACGCGATCACGACGGCCATTTTTTGAACTACCGGGAAGCCGCTCACCGTTTGGTGGAATACGTTAATTGGATGGGGTATACCCATATCGAGTTGCTACCGATTTCCGAGCATCCTTTGGATGAATCTTGGGGGTATCAGACGTCCGGTTATTATGCGCCCACCAGTCGTTTCGGTTCGCCGGACGACTTCCGTTATTTTGTGGATCATTGCCATCAAAACGGCATCGGCGTGTTTCTGGATTGGGTGCCGGCGCACTTTCCAAAGGACGAATTTGCCCTAGCGCGCTTTGACGGTTCGGCACTGTACGAGCATGAAGACCCAAGAAAAGGTGAACACCGTGACTGGGGAACCTATATTTTCAACTTTGGTCGTAACGAAGTGCGCAACTTTCTGCTGGCCAATGCGCTCTATTGGTTAAAAGAATTCCATATTGACGGATTGCGAGTGGATGCGGTGGCGTCGATGCTGTACTTGGATTACTCGCGCGAGGCAGGAGATTGGGTGCCGAATGAATATGGCGGACGGGAAAACCTGGAAGCGATTGAGTTTTTAAAAACACTGAATGCCGAGGTGCATTCACAATGCCCGGGCACGGTCATGATGGCGGAAGAATCGACCTCCTGGCCAATGGTGTCGCGTCCCACCTGGATGGGCGGGTTAGGCTTTTCCATGAAATGGAATATGGGTTGGATGAATGATACGCTGGATTTTTTCGAAAAGGACCCTGTGTATCGGCCTTTCCATCATAATCAGTTAACGTTTAGCCAAATGTACGCCTATTCGGAAAACTTTATTTTGCCGTTGTCGCACGATGAAGTCGTGCACCTCAAACACGCGCTGGTCAGCAAAATGCCGGGGGATAATTGGCAAAAAATGGCTAATATGCGTCTGCTGATGGCGTACCAATCGTTGAATCCTGGCAAGAAGTTATTGTTTATGGGCTCGGAGTTCGCGCAATGGCAGGAGTGGAGTGAAAGTCGAGGGTTGGACTGGTATTTATGTGATCAGAGTGCGAACCGTGGTGTACAACTGCTGGTTCGGGACCTGAATCATCTTTACCGAGAGTCGTCGGCCTTGTATGCGCATGATTTTGATGCAGAAGGTTTTCAATGGATTGATTGTCATGATTATGAGCAGTCGGTGTTGAGCTTTATGCGGGTTTCCGATACGGAAAAATTGATTTGCGTGTTCAATTTCACGCCGGTGCCGAGGGATAATTATCGTATCGGTTTGCCGGAAGCCGGTGTATATGAAGAAATCGTTAATACCGATGCGGAAGTGTATGGCGGCAGCAACCTGGGTAATGGTGGACAGTTGCATAGTGATGACCAGGCCTGGATGAATTTACCTTATTCGACGTCTTTAATGTTGCCGCCTTTGGGGGCGGTGGTGTTGAGACGACAACGCTAA
- the greB gene encoding transcription elongation factor GreB: MALLSLNYITQEGFYRLSEELSYLWRVKRPEIVRAISTAAAEGDRSENAEYIYRKKELRETDRKIRYLERHLKDIQVVRDKPRQRDKVFFGARVLLEDEAGERVCYRIVGGLEVRLEENEISVASPVAKALLGKQLGDDVVVFLPDSRKVEYTLLEIQY; this comes from the coding sequence GTGGCATTGTTGAGTTTGAATTACATCACTCAAGAGGGCTTTTACCGTTTATCGGAAGAGTTGAGTTATCTCTGGAGAGTAAAACGCCCGGAAATTGTTCGGGCCATTAGTACCGCCGCTGCAGAAGGGGATCGCTCCGAAAACGCGGAATACATTTACCGTAAAAAAGAATTGCGGGAAACCGATCGTAAAATTCGCTATTTGGAGCGTCATCTGAAAGACATTCAAGTGGTGCGTGACAAGCCAAGACAGCGAGATAAAGTCTTTTTCGGGGCAAGAGTCCTGCTGGAAGATGAAGCCGGAGAGCGGGTTTGTTACCGCATTGTCGGTGGTTTGGAAGTGCGACTGGAAGAAAATGAGATTTCTGTAGCGTCCCCTGTTGCAAAAGCATTGCTTGGAAAACAACTCGGAGACGACGTTGTCGTGTTTTTGCCCGACAGTCGGAAAGTGGAGTATACATTGCTTGAAATCCAATATTGA
- a CDS encoding glycogen/starch/alpha-glucan phosphorylase, giving the protein MAKKKQTKAEIDHEKHIFELLKKMGMSEKDIEADFVHYLYNMLGRDIESDAYYQFKAMSYTVRDRLMMHWKDTWKAYNGGKNKKAYYLSMEFLIGRSLSNNLLNLGIETEAEKAMYQLGGSLEMIEEAEKDAGLGNGGLGRLAACFMDSCATLGLPVMGYGLRYEYGMFKQLIKNGYQVEEPDHWLGFGYYPWEIQRSEYTRVIKFGGHSRQFTDPHTGELIVHWEDAEEVFAVPFDVPIPGYKNGVVNTLRLWSAEATEGFNLSEFNQGSYFEAVADKSDAENITMVLYPNDSSENGKELRLRQQYFLVSASLQDVVCQWVNKFGDDFSDFAEHNVFQLNDTHPSLAVAELMRILIDDRKLHWDEAWAIVSNSMAYTNHTLLPEALERWSVSLFEKLLPRVLEIIYEINARFMKQVAMKWPGDVARQRRMSIIDEHNHVCMAYLAIVGSFSINGVAALHSQLLKEGLFNDFCQLWPERFNNKTNGVTQRRWMASCNPGLKGLLDEKIGEQWVTNLEQLSKIEESVNDKAFRQTWMAIKRENKQRLADLVEKETGVKFDVTALFDVQVKRIHEYKRQLLNILHVIHLYARIKRGDTKNWTNRCVIVGGKAAPGYAMAKKIIKLVNSVADIVNSDPDVGDKLKVAFIPNYRVSAMEVIAPGTDLSEQISTAGKEASGTGNMKFMMNGAITIGTLDGANVEILDAVGQENFFLFGLKTPEVAELRQHYYPQGYIDTDSDLQAVFGLLEAGHFNQLEPGIFDDIIQSVKSPNDPWMTLADFRSYVEAQEEVALAFQNHSRWNTMSIINSARSGIFSTDRTMREYNDDIWKLKPIKMS; this is encoded by the coding sequence ATGGCAAAGAAAAAACAGACGAAAGCGGAAATAGATCACGAAAAACACATTTTCGAGTTGCTCAAAAAAATGGGTATGTCGGAGAAGGATATTGAGGCCGACTTTGTCCACTATTTGTATAACATGTTGGGTCGGGACATTGAATCTGATGCCTATTATCAATTCAAGGCCATGTCTTATACGGTGCGCGACCGTTTGATGATGCATTGGAAGGATACCTGGAAAGCCTATAACGGTGGCAAAAATAAAAAAGCCTATTACCTGTCGATGGAATTTTTGATTGGGCGTTCCTTATCCAATAACCTGTTGAATTTGGGGATTGAAACCGAAGCCGAAAAAGCCATGTATCAACTGGGCGGCTCCTTGGAAATGATTGAAGAGGCCGAAAAAGACGCCGGCTTGGGCAATGGTGGCTTAGGGCGTTTAGCCGCTTGCTTTATGGATTCTTGCGCCACTTTGGGCTTGCCGGTGATGGGGTATGGTTTGCGGTATGAATACGGCATGTTCAAACAGCTGATTAAAAACGGCTATCAAGTGGAAGAACCGGATCACTGGCTTGGATTTGGTTATTATCCTTGGGAAATTCAACGTTCCGAATACACGCGTGTTATTAAATTTGGCGGTCACAGTCGGCAATTTACCGACCCGCATACTGGCGAACTTATTGTGCACTGGGAAGACGCTGAAGAAGTGTTTGCCGTACCGTTCGATGTGCCGATTCCCGGATACAAAAACGGTGTGGTCAACACCTTACGTCTATGGTCGGCCGAAGCGACAGAGGGCTTTAACCTATCTGAGTTCAACCAAGGATCGTATTTTGAAGCGGTGGCGGATAAAAGCGATGCCGAAAACATCACCATGGTACTTTATCCGAACGATAGCAGTGAAAACGGTAAAGAGTTACGTTTGCGGCAGCAGTACTTTTTGGTGTCCGCCTCGTTGCAAGATGTGGTGTGTCAGTGGGTGAATAAGTTTGGCGACGATTTTTCCGATTTTGCCGAGCATAATGTTTTCCAATTGAACGACACCCACCCGAGCCTGGCGGTGGCGGAATTGATGCGTATTTTGATTGATGATCGTAAATTGCATTGGGATGAAGCTTGGGCGATCGTGTCAAACTCTATGGCTTATACCAACCACACCTTGTTGCCGGAAGCGTTGGAACGCTGGTCGGTGTCGTTGTTTGAAAAACTTTTACCGCGCGTGCTGGAAATCATTTACGAAATTAATGCGCGTTTTATGAAACAGGTGGCGATGAAGTGGCCGGGAGACGTCGCGCGTCAAAGACGTATGTCGATTATTGATGAGCACAATCACGTGTGCATGGCATATTTGGCGATTGTCGGCAGTTTTTCCATTAATGGGGTGGCAGCGTTGCATTCGCAGTTATTGAAAGAAGGCTTGTTCAATGATTTCTGCCAACTGTGGCCGGAACGTTTTAACAACAAAACCAACGGTGTGACGCAACGTCGTTGGATGGCCAGTTGTAACCCCGGGTTGAAAGGTTTGCTGGATGAAAAAATCGGTGAACAATGGGTGACGAACCTCGAGCAGTTAAGCAAAATTGAAGAAAGTGTCAATGACAAGGCTTTTCGCCAGACCTGGATGGCCATAAAACGTGAAAATAAACAGCGGTTAGCCGATTTGGTTGAAAAAGAGACCGGTGTGAAGTTTGATGTCACCGCGTTGTTTGATGTGCAGGTCAAGCGCATTCACGAGTACAAACGCCAGTTGCTGAATATTTTGCACGTTATTCATCTTTACGCGCGTATTAAACGGGGGGATACCAAAAACTGGACCAACCGTTGTGTGATTGTCGGTGGTAAGGCGGCACCAGGCTACGCCATGGCCAAAAAAATCATTAAGCTGGTCAACAGTGTCGCGGATATCGTCAACTCCGACCCGGATGTCGGTGATAAATTGAAAGTGGCGTTCATTCCGAATTACCGTGTATCGGCGATGGAAGTGATTGCTCCGGGGACGGATTTGTCCGAGCAAATTTCCACGGCGGGTAAAGAAGCATCCGGTACCGGGAATATGAAATTCATGATGAACGGCGCGATCACCATTGGTACGCTGGATGGTGCCAATGTCGAAATTCTGGATGCCGTCGGCCAGGAAAATTTCTTCTTGTTTGGGTTGAAAACGCCCGAAGTGGCCGAGTTGCGACAGCATTATTATCCGCAAGGTTATATCGATACCGACTCGGATTTGCAAGCGGTCTTCGGGTTGCTGGAAGCCGGGCACTTTAATCAGTTGGAGCCGGGCATTTTTGACGACATTATCCAGTCGGTCAAAAGTCCAAACGATCCCTGGATGACGTTGGCGGATTTCCGCAGCTATGTCGAAGCGCAAGAGGAGGTTGCCTTGGCCTTCCAGAACCACAGTCGCTGGAACACCATGAGTATTATCAATTCAGCGCGCAGTGGCATCTTTTCGACCGACCGAACCATGCGTGAATATAATGATGACATCTGGAAGTTGAAACCGATTAAAATGTCCTGA
- the ectA gene encoding diaminobutyrate acetyltransferase yields MDTQKSEASVQFRKPKLEDGLAIYHLIQASPPLDVNSSYLYFLQASHFADTCAVAEVDGQIVGFISAYYRPDRPGSLFVWQVAISDTMRGQGMAKRLLTALLTQQPKDSVTELCCTISPSNKASQGLFKSFARQHGLTLQVAPFITEAHFGDEGHEAEELYSLTSETESTITL; encoded by the coding sequence ATGGATACTCAAAAATCTGAAGCGTCCGTTCAATTTAGAAAACCTAAATTGGAAGATGGACTGGCTATTTATCACTTAATCCAGGCGTCACCGCCGTTGGATGTGAATTCGAGCTACTTATATTTTCTGCAAGCGTCGCATTTTGCGGACACTTGTGCGGTGGCGGAGGTCGACGGTCAAATCGTCGGTTTTATTTCCGCTTATTATCGACCGGATCGGCCTGGCTCTCTGTTTGTCTGGCAGGTGGCCATATCCGATACCATGCGAGGCCAGGGCATGGCCAAACGCTTGTTAACGGCTTTGCTGACGCAACAGCCGAAAGACAGCGTGACGGAACTGTGTTGTACCATCAGTCCGTCTAATAAAGCCTCCCAAGGGCTGTTTAAATCATTTGCCAGACAACACGGGCTGACGTTACAGGTCGCGCCGTTTATCACCGAGGCACATTTCGGGGATGAAGGGCATGAAGCGGAAGAGTTGTACTCCCTGACGTCGGAAACCGAATCAACGATTACACTTTAA
- a CDS encoding LPP20 family lipoprotein, protein MKKMLCFGLLVAASTMSACSTQETKDESAEKQNPLAVADCVFPNTNVAAPGWICDEPVDSLAISAVGIAEPSKAGISFMKDMAAADGRGRLAEQIKVQVQKMVKQYLGTTGVGDTETVDAAASSTLKTITNQSLVGSKVYKTRTGPNGKLYALVGMDKATQDKIVETAVRTSMKNDQALWQQFKAKQSFDEMARDIANQQVQ, encoded by the coding sequence ATGAAAAAAATGCTCTGTTTTGGCTTATTGGTTGCGGCCAGTACGATGTCAGCTTGCAGTACTCAGGAAACAAAAGACGAGTCGGCGGAAAAACAAAACCCACTCGCGGTAGCCGATTGCGTGTTTCCAAACACCAATGTGGCCGCGCCGGGTTGGATTTGTGATGAGCCGGTGGATAGTTTGGCCATTAGTGCGGTAGGGATTGCCGAGCCGTCCAAGGCAGGCATCAGTTTTATGAAAGATATGGCGGCCGCAGATGGTCGTGGTCGTCTGGCCGAGCAGATTAAAGTGCAAGTCCAAAAAATGGTGAAGCAGTATCTGGGCACCACCGGTGTCGGTGATACTGAAACCGTGGATGCCGCCGCCAGCTCCACATTAAAAACCATCACCAACCAAAGCCTGGTGGGGTCCAAGGTATATAAGACTCGAACCGGTCCGAATGGTAAGTTGTATGCTTTGGTCGGAATGGATAAAGCGACCCAGGATAAAATCGTCGAAACCGCCGTGCGTACATCGATGAAAAATGACCAGGCCCTGTGGCAGCAATTTAAAGCCAAACAAAGTTTTGATGAAATGGCGCGAGACATTGCCAATCAACAGGTCCAGTAA
- the malQ gene encoding 4-alpha-glucanotransferase — protein sequence MRQRQAGVLLHPTSLPSGKIDEQAWRFLEWMEAAKLTVWQMLPLTEPVQGLSPYQSVSAFAMNPALLPEDWQDQINETDYLAFLADAPHWLENYALFMALRNHFNQASWADWPTAYRNRGKQALMDFALTHAEQIDFLKRQQYVLLKNWLALKQSANAKGIELFGDMPIFVAYDSADVWANPHLFKLDENGQPTVVTGVPPDYFSETGQRWGNPHYDWQAMQQDGFQWWLQRVEGALELFDLIRIDHFRGLEACWEIEASEETAINGHWVKVPGEAFLKALQAEFPRLPLVAEDLGIITPEVVALKEAFDLPGMSVLQFGFNGLPDNPHALSEQVENSVVYTGTHDNDTTLGWWASLEGDEYRHWVLSQLPNSQEPMPWPVVEAALNSVAYLAMIPMQDFLELGNEGRMNTPGTVEGNWLWKLSSEQLTESLASRIATLVTASERNGKIPLISDEKE from the coding sequence ATGAGACAACGACAAGCCGGCGTATTGCTGCATCCTACCTCCTTGCCGTCGGGCAAAATCGACGAGCAGGCCTGGCGGTTTTTGGAGTGGATGGAAGCGGCCAAGTTAACGGTTTGGCAGATGTTACCCTTGACCGAACCGGTGCAAGGCTTGTCGCCTTATCAAAGTGTTTCGGCTTTTGCGATGAATCCGGCGTTGTTGCCAGAGGACTGGCAGGACCAAATCAATGAAACCGACTATTTGGCTTTTTTAGCCGATGCCCCGCACTGGCTTGAAAACTATGCCTTATTCATGGCGTTACGGAATCATTTCAACCAGGCTTCTTGGGCCGACTGGCCCACCGCATACCGGAATCGCGGCAAACAAGCATTGATGGATTTTGCGTTGACGCATGCCGAGCAGATTGACTTTTTAAAACGACAACAATATGTGTTGCTGAAAAACTGGCTGGCTTTAAAGCAGTCTGCTAATGCGAAAGGCATTGAATTGTTTGGCGATATGCCGATTTTTGTGGCTTACGATAGCGCCGATGTATGGGCTAATCCGCACTTGTTTAAATTGGATGAAAACGGACAGCCAACCGTTGTGACGGGCGTGCCGCCCGATTATTTTTCCGAGACAGGTCAACGCTGGGGGAACCCGCATTATGATTGGCAAGCGATGCAGCAAGACGGTTTTCAGTGGTGGTTGCAGCGGGTCGAAGGAGCGCTTGAGTTATTCGACTTGATTCGTATCGATCATTTTCGCGGTTTAGAAGCTTGCTGGGAAATTGAGGCCAGTGAAGAAACCGCCATAAACGGCCATTGGGTCAAAGTACCCGGTGAGGCTTTCTTGAAGGCTTTGCAGGCTGAGTTCCCGCGGTTGCCTTTGGTGGCCGAAGACTTGGGAATCATTACGCCGGAAGTGGTGGCGCTGAAAGAAGCGTTCGACTTGCCGGGGATGTCGGTGTTGCAATTCGGCTTTAACGGCTTGCCGGATAACCCGCATGCCTTGTCGGAACAGGTGGAAAACTCCGTGGTGTATACCGGTACGCACGACAATGACACCACGCTGGGTTGGTGGGCCTCTTTAGAAGGCGACGAGTATCGTCATTGGGTGTTGTCACAGTTGCCAAACTCACAAGAGCCCATGCCTTGGCCGGTAGTGGAAGCGGCGTTGAATTCCGTTGCGTATTTAGCCATGATTCCGATGCAAGATTTTTTAGAGCTGGGAAATGAAGGCCGAATGAACACGCCCGGCACCGTGGAGGGTAATTGGCTTTGGAAATTAAGCTCGGAACAATTGACCGAATCGTTGGCCAGTCGAATCGCGACGTTAGTGACGGCCAGTGAACGGAATGGAAAAATTCCGCTAATCTCAGACGAGAAAGAGTAA
- the glgA gene encoding glycogen synthase GlgA has translation MKILFATSEAHPLIKTGGLADVSGSLPDAYRHQKQQVRLIMPAYGDVWEKVSHISQIADFMVPACGRNLHVRILKAKADGIDVPIWLVDIPELFHRPGNPYLALDGRDWWDNGERFGIFSKAVVEVAMNRVGLGWKPDLVQSNDWQTGLVPALLTRETERPKTLFTIHNMAYAGLFPKSLFEGLALPWEWWSADRGIEFYGNMSMLKAGIQMADWVTTVSPSYAKEITYPEYAYGLEGVLMRREEEGRLVGILNGIDGDVWNPQTDPFIAKHYSSEKGRVAAKKQNKQSMLDFWDMPQAVLDSDDPVVGLVGRLVPQKGIDIVLEILPELIEQTSARFVLVGTGESHYEYLLNEMAHRYPERVLVYIGYSESLAHKVEAGADLFLMPSRFEPCGLNQMYSLIYGTPPIVHSTGGLADTVVNATKENLAAGTATGFVFYDPSRHALKSTILHALYLYGKKRTWQKLQKTGMRKDFSWDRSAKQYLALFK, from the coding sequence ATGAAAATTCTGTTTGCGACTTCCGAAGCGCATCCACTGATTAAAACCGGCGGACTGGCCGATGTGTCCGGCAGTTTACCCGATGCTTATCGTCACCAGAAACAACAGGTACGTTTGATAATGCCGGCTTACGGGGATGTTTGGGAAAAGGTTTCCCATATCTCGCAAATTGCCGATTTCATGGTGCCGGCCTGCGGTCGCAATTTGCATGTTCGTATTTTGAAAGCCAAGGCGGACGGCATTGATGTGCCGATTTGGTTAGTGGATATCCCGGAGTTGTTTCACCGTCCTGGTAACCCTTATTTGGCGTTGGATGGTCGAGACTGGTGGGATAATGGTGAGCGTTTCGGCATTTTTTCCAAAGCCGTGGTGGAGGTCGCCATGAACCGGGTCGGACTGGGCTGGAAACCCGATCTGGTTCAATCCAATGACTGGCAAACGGGGTTGGTGCCGGCTTTGCTGACGCGCGAAACCGAACGGCCAAAAACCCTGTTTACCATTCACAACATGGCGTATGCCGGATTGTTTCCAAAAAGCCTGTTTGAAGGGTTGGCTCTGCCATGGGAATGGTGGTCTGCCGACAGAGGGATTGAATTTTACGGCAATATGTCAATGTTGAAAGCCGGCATTCAAATGGCGGATTGGGTGACGACGGTCAGCCCGTCCTATGCCAAGGAAATTACCTATCCGGAGTACGCGTATGGCTTGGAAGGTGTCTTAATGCGCCGTGAAGAGGAAGGGCGTTTGGTCGGTATTTTGAATGGCATTGACGGTGATGTTTGGAACCCGCAGACGGACCCTTTTATCGCGAAACATTATTCGTCGGAAAAAGGCCGCGTGGCGGCGAAAAAACAGAACAAGCAATCTATGTTGGATTTTTGGGATATGCCGCAAGCCGTGCTGGACTCCGATGACCCGGTTGTCGGTTTGGTGGGGCGGCTGGTGCCGCAAAAAGGCATTGATATTGTGTTGGAAATTCTGCCGGAGCTGATTGAGCAGACGTCGGCGCGTTTTGTTTTGGTGGGGACCGGGGAGAGCCATTACGAATATTTGTTGAATGAGATGGCGCACCGTTATCCCGAACGGGTGCTCGTGTACATCGGGTATTCCGAATCTCTGGCACACAAAGTCGAAGCCGGAGCGGATCTGTTTTTAATGCCGTCTCGTTTTGAGCCGTGCGGATTGAACCAAATGTACAGTTTGATTTACGGTACGCCACCGATTGTGCATTCCACGGGGGGATTGGCCGATACGGTGGTGAATGCCACCAAAGAAAATCTAGCGGCGGGTACGGCGACCGGTTTCGTGTTTTATGACCCGAGTCGGCATGCGCTGAAGTCGACTATTTTGCATGCTTTATATTTGTACGGTAAGAAGCGCACTTGGCAAAAATTACAGAAAACCGGCATGCGAAAAGACTTCAGTTGGGATCGCAGCGCAAAACAGTATTTAGCGCTGTTTAAATAA
- a CDS encoding DUF3392 domain-containing protein — protein sequence MDYIIEAVSTVSGWMRPYLLEIGLSMVATLLVIYGNDITDFIRKQIGSLKFILKLTLFVLFCAFGFAFLTSFVTPLLVGFLAKTPDVWLAPLVIAIFFGIGLLAQKKRML from the coding sequence ATGGACTATATCATTGAGGCCGTATCGACGGTTTCCGGTTGGATGCGGCCTTATTTATTGGAAATCGGTCTGTCGATGGTGGCAACCTTACTGGTGATTTACGGCAACGATATTACCGACTTTATTCGCAAGCAGATCGGCAGTTTGAAGTTTATCTTGAAGCTAACGCTGTTTGTGTTGTTTTGTGCCTTTGGGTTTGCGTTTTTGACGTCTTTTGTTACGCCGTTACTGGTTGGGTTTCTGGCGAAAACGCCGGATGTGTGGTTAGCGCCATTGGTCATCGCTATCTTTTTCGGTATTGGATTACTGGCCCAGAAAAAACGCATGCTGTAG